The window TTGAAGAAACCACTGGCGCACCCAAAGCACGCTTTGGTATTGATACCGGTGCCTTTACTTCGTTCACCGCAGCGACGCCACCCAATACGGTCTTTGACCTGAACGGCAATCAGCTGGAAGCAAACTTTGGCGCAGGCTCCTACCGCGTCAATGGCCGCTTCACTACCGCAGCAGCCGGCAGCGGCGCCGGTGGCGGTGACGCGCCTCCGGGCCAGGTGGCCACAGAAACGGTTGAAAGCACCGGCACCACTGCCGCTGCAGCCAATAACGCCATCGTCAATGGTACGGCCGAAGAAGCACAAAGCGCACTGAACACGGCGGCCAGCTCACTGGAAACTCTGGCCACTGCCGTTACCAACGGTGGCACACTGTCTACCGAGCAGCAGGCTGCGGTGCAGGCCAACGTGCAGACGGTGTTCAGTAATGTAGTGACACTGATAGGCAAAGTTCAAAACGATCCTGTCAAACTGGCAGCGGCAGTTACCACGCTCAACAGAACACTGACCGCCATGAAAAACGCCAGCGTACCGGCGACTGCGGCAATCGTATCCAACGTAGTAACCGCCGGCAGAGCATCCGCCTCAGCTGCGGCTCTCGCCAATTCTGGCATATCCGCCGAGAATGCAACCGACGCGCAGATCGCAGCGGCTCTAGGGAGTAACGGTCCCGCGCTGGAGGCGACTCTTCGCCAATCCATTCAGATTCCACCAACCAGCGTGCAGACACCACAGCAAAAGCAGACTGCTATCTCGACCTCGACACAGCAGCGTGGCGCACCTAACACAAATATTACTTCCAGTGCAGTCCCCCCCCTTGCAGTGGTTACTGTACCGACTGCAGGCTGCACAGACCCAGCACCAATTTGGGCCGGTGGATTCAATATAGGGGGTTCTGCTTGTGGCCTAAAGACGCCCGTAGAGCTGCCCCTGGCTGATGACAGGGTGGGTGGCGTACTGGCTGTCGTTGCTGAAGGCACTGCAACGATAAAAGCAGACGAAGTGAGTGGTGTACTGACAATCCAGCTACCAGGTGAAGCATATGCCGGGTATACCACGGCATCCAGGGCAGTTCCGGCCTCAGTGCCAACTGGCATCAGGATTCTTCGCAACGGTACGGCTAGCATTATCAACGCAGGTTATGCAATGGAGCTGGCACCGGTGCCAGTGGATACGGTTGGCTTTGCGTTAGCTGTGACTCAGGCGGGTTACAGCGATTTAACCTTTAGCAGCGATGACGGCGCCTACCGCATCGACTTTGGCAACGGTCAACGTTTTGCCGGGGTATTTGCTTACGACAACCTGAGCGGCAAGACCCTGGACTTCAACTGCGGTGGCACCACCATTGTTGAGCCCACCATTGCGCCCACAGCGCCTGGGTACAGCTTTGGCATCAACTGTGCCAATGGTGTGCAGCAGCGCATGGTGCCTTATATGGACAACACCAGCTTCTTTGCCAGTCTGGAGACGGCAAAGATCCCCTACTCGGTGGACCGCAATACCGGCATCATCACCTCGGAAGGCAACGGCCGCTTCAAGCCCAGCTTCTTTGTCAGCACACGGACAGCTGCGGAAACAGCATTCCACACGGGCAACAAGGATGCCAACGGCATCGCTTTCCAGGCAATTGATGTGAATGGCGATGGCCGTATCGATTTCAAGGTCATCGGCGATAACGGGACTCAGGTCCTGTACGGCGTCAACTAAGCGACGGACCTGCATTGGCGGGGCAGTTCTCGATTCGAGTGCTGCCCGGTCAGGCAACCGCCGGGCATTAAAATATTACGCTTGAAACGCATGGATTGTGCGATCATGAGCCCGACTGTTCTACTATTTGCATTTGCGTTAACGGCCTTATCGTTTCTGGCCTTGCGCCCGTTAGCGACCCGAGTAGGCTTGGTTGACTTGCCTGGCGGACGTAAAACGCACAGTCTGCCGACACCGATGATTGGCGGCCTGGGCATATATCTGGGCACACTCGCCATCTGTATGTTGTCACCGGTGGTCAGAGCAGATTATCAGCTGCTACTGGCAATCGCGGGATTTGTCCTCCTTGTTGGCATTCTTGATGACCTCTACGAAATACGCGCAACCCTGCGCATTTCCTGCCACGCAGTTGCCGCATTGGCCATGGCCTCATTGGCAGATGTAAGGCTGGACAGCCTTGGCAACCTTTTATATCTGGGCCCGGTAGAACTGGGTCTGCTGGCCGTGCCGGTCACCATGTTCGCCACCGTCGGCGTGATCAACGCGGTCAATATGAGCGACGGTCTGGATGGACTGTCCGGCGGGCTGGTAGTGATTGCGCTGGTATTCCTGTCCATCGCTGCGTTGGCGGCGGGTCAAAGCGCCATGCTCAGCTTCAATCAGATTCTGATTGTGTCGGTGCTGGCCTTCCTGGCCTTTAATTTCCGCATGCTGTGGAAAAAAAGTGCGCTGATCTATCTGGGCGATGCCGGCAGTACCCTGCTCGGTTTTATCCTGGCCTGGCTGGTGATTGCCGCCACCCAGGGCGCTGACGCATTCATCGCCCCGGTATATGCGCTCTGGTTTCTGGCGGTGCCGCTAATGGACACGGTCGGATTGATGATCAAACGTCCACTGCGCGGTCAGTCACCGTTCTCTCCCGGCCGTGATCACCTGCACCATCGACTGCTGAACGCAGGCTGCACACAGCAGCAAACAGTGCTGATCATGCAC is drawn from Pseudohongiella acticola and contains these coding sequences:
- a CDS encoding undecaprenyl-phosphate alpha-N-acetylglucosaminyl 1-phosphate transferase; translated protein: MSPTVLLFAFALTALSFLALRPLATRVGLVDLPGGRKTHSLPTPMIGGLGIYLGTLAICMLSPVVRADYQLLLAIAGFVLLVGILDDLYEIRATLRISCHAVAALAMASLADVRLDSLGNLLYLGPVELGLLAVPVTMFATVGVINAVNMSDGLDGLSGGLVVIALVFLSIAALAAGQSAMLSFNQILIVSVLAFLAFNFRMLWKKSALIYLGDAGSTLLGFILAWLVIAATQGADAFIAPVYALWFLAVPLMDTVGLMIKRPLRGQSPFSPGRDHLHHRLLNAGCTQQQTVLIMHGTAMVFASIGLAAHMSGVREGTMFVLFLSLFAIYLVATRRPVPAQNLGQAKS